The following proteins are co-located in the Pseudomonas sp. DY-1 genome:
- a CDS encoding phosphate-starvation-inducible protein PsiE, with translation MKINWAEQLRANVHGLAESLGNLLVESFHYLALFAIGGITAWAAVVAFLGMVEKGHITVDDILLLFIYLELGAMVGIYFKTNHMPVRFLIYVAITALTRLLISDVSHHHRPDLGAVFVSGAILLLALAILVVRFASSRFPSEQSDAPPRRRHLRRQVEAEEEA, from the coding sequence GTGAAAATCAACTGGGCTGAACAACTGCGTGCAAATGTGCATGGCCTGGCCGAGTCGCTGGGAAATCTCCTGGTGGAGAGTTTCCACTACCTGGCGCTGTTCGCCATCGGCGGTATCACCGCCTGGGCCGCTGTCGTGGCCTTCCTGGGCATGGTGGAGAAGGGGCACATCACGGTCGATGACATCTTGCTGCTGTTCATCTACCTCGAACTGGGCGCCATGGTCGGCATCTACTTCAAGACCAACCACATGCCGGTGCGTTTCCTGATCTATGTGGCAATCACCGCTCTGACGCGCCTGCTGATCTCCGACGTTTCGCACCATCATCGTCCCGACCTGGGTGCGGTATTCGTCTCCGGCGCGATCCTGTTGCTGGCTCTTGCAATCCTGGTGGTGCGCTTCGCTTCTTCGCGCTTTCCCTCCGAGCAGTCCGACGCCCCGCCGCGTCGGCGACACCTGCGTCGTCAGGTCGAGGCGGAAGAGGAAGCCTGA
- a CDS encoding PepSY domain-containing protein has translation MSLRQSMAGLHTWGGLLPSWLLFVIFFAGSIACFDKELERWMRPALHEPSSHSMTVDQVREAMLAKAPDAHAIWIRPPSEREPFYWAGYEPADESEFVRFALDPATGEAMPETVGGLFFFTLHYDLNAGMIGMYIVAIAAMFMLVALISGIIIHRRIFKDFFTLRPDANGQRAWLDAHNLFGVVGLPFHLLIAYTGLAIFVTFYMPAGIQLAYKGNAEEFFNDTMGAYHREDVKRPALAPKSLDALLADAHRRWGGTETGWISVHHPGDEAAVVDIRRYDRSGIVDFQWTLSYDAASGELLHEQKPYSPGYQSYAWLTNLHMAQFGGQIVRALYLLLGLMGCAMLVAGLQVWLRKREARGGYGIGLVRALNGTVVGGLPIASLGLLYGNRLLPAGLAERASVETWVFVGVWLLVAVWAVLRRDSGKVARDALVAVAALALGLPLLNALVTPQGSLLATLARGDWDMAGIDLVLIAAGTLCGFLAWRRSQPQTAKAPRVRRRLVEESA, from the coding sequence ATGAGCCTGCGCCAATCCATGGCGGGACTGCACACCTGGGGCGGACTGCTACCGTCCTGGCTGCTGTTCGTCATCTTCTTCGCCGGCAGCATCGCTTGCTTCGACAAGGAACTGGAGCGCTGGATGCGCCCGGCCCTGCATGAGCCATCCAGCCACAGCATGACCGTGGACCAGGTGCGTGAAGCGATGCTCGCCAAGGCGCCGGATGCCCATGCCATCTGGATTCGCCCGCCGAGCGAGCGCGAGCCCTTCTACTGGGCCGGTTACGAGCCGGCCGACGAAAGCGAGTTCGTGCGTTTCGCCCTCGACCCGGCCACCGGCGAGGCGATGCCGGAAACCGTCGGTGGGCTGTTCTTCTTCACGCTGCACTACGACCTCAACGCCGGCATGATCGGTATGTACATCGTGGCCATCGCCGCCATGTTCATGCTGGTGGCATTGATCAGCGGCATCATCATCCACCGGCGCATCTTCAAGGATTTCTTCACGTTGCGTCCGGACGCCAACGGCCAACGGGCCTGGCTGGACGCGCACAACCTGTTCGGCGTGGTGGGGCTGCCGTTCCACCTGCTCATTGCCTACACGGGCCTGGCCATCTTCGTGACCTTCTACATGCCCGCCGGCATCCAGCTGGCGTACAAGGGCAATGCCGAAGAGTTCTTCAACGACACCATGGGCGCGTACCACCGCGAGGATGTGAAGCGCCCGGCGCTTGCGCCCAAGTCCCTCGATGCGTTGCTGGCCGATGCACATCGTCGCTGGGGTGGCACCGAGACCGGCTGGATCAGCGTGCATCATCCGGGAGACGAAGCTGCAGTAGTGGATATCCGCCGCTACGACCGTTCCGGCATTGTCGACTTCCAGTGGACCCTGTCCTACGACGCGGCAAGCGGTGAGCTGCTCCACGAACAGAAGCCCTACAGCCCCGGCTACCAGAGCTATGCCTGGCTGACCAACCTGCACATGGCGCAGTTCGGTGGGCAGATTGTCCGTGCCCTCTATCTGCTGCTCGGCCTGATGGGCTGCGCGATGCTGGTGGCTGGCCTGCAGGTCTGGCTGCGCAAGCGCGAGGCGCGTGGCGGCTACGGCATCGGTCTCGTGCGGGCGCTGAATGGCACAGTGGTCGGCGGCCTGCCGATCGCCAGCCTGGGCTTGCTCTATGGCAATCGCCTTTTGCCGGCCGGTCTGGCCGAGCGCGCCAGTGTGGAAACCTGGGTCTTCGTCGGTGTCTGGCTGCTGGTGGCAGTCTGGGCCGTACTGCGCCGCGATAGCGGCAAGGTCGCCCGCGACGCGCTGGTCGCCGTGGCAGCGCTGGCCCTCGGCTTGCCGCTGCTTAACGCGCTGGTCACTCCTCAGGGCAGCCTGTTGGCGACTCTGGCGCGCGGTGATTGGGACATGGCGGGCATCGACCTGGTGCTGATTGCGGCTGGTACCCTTTGCGGCTTCCTGGCCTGGCGCCGTTCGCAACCGCAGACGGCGAAGGCCCCGCGCGTCCGCCGCCGCCTGGTAGAGGAAAGCGCCTGA
- a CDS encoding DUF3649 domain-containing protein produces MLAAILGGYAAAYAATAFLSVYLPLVRSDRVVFASLSCFAVYTFAIIYAFAARSAVRAWFMLVGATVLMALAAYLPSDFGVRP; encoded by the coding sequence ATGCTGGCGGCGATTCTCGGTGGCTACGCGGCGGCCTATGCGGCCACGGCGTTCCTGTCCGTTTATCTACCGCTGGTGCGCAGCGACCGGGTGGTGTTCGCCAGTCTGTCCTGCTTCGCCGTCTACACCTTCGCCATCATCTACGCCTTTGCCGCGCGTTCGGCCGTGCGCGCCTGGTTCATGCTGGTCGGAGCGACCGTCCTGATGGCGCTGGCCGCCTACCTGCCCAGCGATTTCGGAGTACGTCCATGA
- a CDS encoding DUF3509 domain-containing protein — protein MYNPFQILTDAFQAEYRVNLSLVSPDGSIMLTLTNERGVVARRLISAAQRNDVVRLNRVIESIRLGIAIESGHKVGELLTSMTGGHVAPVRAGLVNAAQIARI, from the coding sequence ATGTACAACCCCTTCCAGATCCTCACCGACGCATTCCAGGCCGAATACCGGGTCAACCTCAGCCTCGTGAGCCCGGACGGCAGCATCATGCTGACCCTCACCAATGAACGCGGCGTGGTGGCGCGGCGTTTGATCAGTGCGGCACAGCGTAATGACGTGGTACGCCTCAATCGCGTGATCGAAAGCATTCGCCTGGGGATAGCCATCGAGAGCGGGCACAAGGTGGGCGAACTGCTCACCAGCATGACAGGAGGTCATGTGGCGCCGGTCCGCGCGGGGCTGGTCAATGCCGCACAGATAGCGCGCATCTGA
- a CDS encoding AraC family transcriptional regulator: MRYHLSWKARDIEAVLALYHPEVEYNDFFQNRCMRREDLRDYLIATMPSGPEDFLEHNDRIRIDGDTAFIQYAISVAGGGTFRASEAITVRDGLIWRINEYALLVQPAAQPGKAQSPRPAASRLGLSARQLGMLARDIEEYFQRSQPYLDPSLDLHQVANATGYTRNQISYLLNQMLGQSFYQYVNQARLQHLLELLKTALPPVRIDELAFSAGFNSLSAFYRCFRQHTGQSPKAYLKQHPKS; the protein is encoded by the coding sequence ATGCGCTACCACCTTAGCTGGAAAGCCCGTGACATCGAGGCCGTGCTCGCGCTCTACCACCCCGAGGTGGAATACAACGACTTCTTCCAGAACCGCTGCATGCGCCGCGAAGACCTCCGCGACTACCTGATCGCCACCATGCCCAGCGGCCCGGAAGACTTCCTCGAGCACAACGACCGCATCCGCATCGATGGGGACACCGCATTCATCCAGTACGCCATCAGCGTCGCCGGCGGTGGCACGTTCCGCGCCAGTGAAGCCATCACCGTGCGCGACGGACTGATCTGGCGGATCAACGAATACGCCCTGCTGGTACAACCCGCTGCCCAGCCCGGCAAGGCCCAGTCGCCGCGCCCGGCGGCCAGCCGTCTTGGCCTTTCGGCACGCCAACTGGGCATGCTGGCGCGGGACATCGAGGAGTACTTCCAGCGCTCCCAGCCCTACCTCGACCCGAGCCTGGACCTGCACCAGGTAGCGAACGCCACCGGCTACACCCGTAACCAGATTTCCTACCTGCTCAACCAGATGCTTGGCCAGAGCTTCTACCAGTACGTCAACCAGGCCCGCCTGCAGCACTTGCTCGAACTGCTGAAAACCGCCCTGCCGCCGGTTCGAATCGACGAACTGGCCTTCAGCGCCGGTTTCAATTCCCTTTCGGCGTTCTATCGCTGCTTCCGTCAGCACACCGGCCAATCACCCAAGGCCTATCTCAAGCAACACCCCAAATCGTAG
- a CDS encoding Glu/Leu/Phe/Val dehydrogenase dimerization domain-containing protein produces the protein MFAMMETARLEALHLANDPATGLKAIIAIHNTRLGPALGGCRYLAYPDDESAIRDAIRLAQGMSYKAALAGLDQGGGKAVIIRPSHVNDRAALFEAFGRMIESLSGRYITAVDSGTSSADMDCIAQQTGHVTSTTAAGDPSPHTALGVFAGIRATAHARLGSDDLEGLRVAVQGLGHVGYALAEQLHAVGAELLVSDLDAGRVQLAMEQLGAHPVASDAFLTTPCDILAPCGLGGVLNAQTVGQLRCAAVAGAANNQLASPDIADEMEARGILYAPDYVINSGGLIYVALKHKGESLPAITAHLSRISQRLTEIYAHAQADKRSPARVADALAERLLFG, from the coding sequence ATGTTCGCCATGATGGAAACCGCCCGGCTGGAGGCGTTGCACCTCGCCAATGATCCCGCCACCGGACTCAAGGCCATCATCGCCATCCATAACACTCGCCTCGGCCCAGCCTTGGGCGGTTGTCGCTATCTCGCCTACCCGGATGATGAAAGTGCCATTCGCGATGCGATCCGCCTCGCCCAGGGCATGAGCTACAAGGCCGCCCTGGCCGGCCTTGACCAGGGCGGCGGCAAGGCTGTGATCATCCGGCCTTCCCATGTGAATGACCGCGCCGCGTTGTTCGAAGCCTTCGGGCGCATGATCGAGTCCTTGAGTGGCCGCTACATCACTGCCGTGGACAGCGGTACCTCCAGCGCCGACATGGACTGCATCGCCCAGCAGACCGGGCACGTCACCAGCACCACCGCTGCCGGCGACCCCTCGCCGCACACCGCGCTTGGCGTGTTTGCCGGGATTCGCGCCACGGCCCATGCGCGCCTTGGCAGCGATGACCTGGAAGGCCTGCGCGTCGCCGTGCAGGGGCTCGGCCATGTCGGTTACGCCCTCGCCGAACAGCTCCATGCGGTGGGTGCTGAACTGCTGGTCAGCGACCTGGACGCCGGCCGCGTGCAACTGGCGATGGAACAGCTTGGCGCCCATCCGGTGGCCAGCGATGCGTTCCTGACCACGCCTTGCGACATTCTTGCGCCCTGCGGTCTGGGCGGCGTGCTCAACGCCCAGACCGTGGGGCAGTTGCGTTGCGCGGCGGTTGCCGGAGCGGCCAACAACCAGCTCGCCAGCCCCGATATCGCCGACGAGATGGAAGCGCGCGGCATCCTCTACGCGCCGGACTACGTGATCAACTCCGGCGGGCTCATCTACGTCGCGCTCAAGCACAAGGGCGAAAGTCTGCCGGCGATCACCGCGCACCTGTCGCGGATCAGCCAGCGCCTTACCGAGATATACGCGCACGCCCAGGCCGACAAGCGATCCCCCGCGCGGGTCGCCGACGCCCTGGCCGAACGCCTGCTATTTGGCTGA
- a CDS encoding helix-turn-helix domain-containing protein, with protein sequence MIELPWQGALWMARDFCLLEGVAGSARPHAHYAHQALLAKALPFRLTLEGELFCGRFLLVESMRSHAIEDPSQEVVAVYAEPLAFSPETLRQLLADAPTNLEALADLLQAAPRQQLDPRIANALATVDTLLEEKVSAVALAQRACLSLSQLERLFSDQVGLSVRRLVLWRRLRLALRLALEGATLTRAAMDAGFADAAHFSRTMRATFGIRADRNVARLSLRLID encoded by the coding sequence ATGATCGAGTTACCCTGGCAGGGCGCGCTATGGATGGCCCGCGACTTTTGCCTGCTCGAGGGCGTTGCTGGTAGTGCGCGCCCCCACGCCCACTACGCCCACCAGGCGCTATTGGCCAAGGCCTTGCCGTTTCGCCTGACCCTGGAGGGTGAGCTATTTTGCGGGCGCTTCCTGCTGGTGGAATCGATGCGTTCCCATGCCATCGAGGATCCCAGCCAGGAGGTGGTCGCCGTGTATGCCGAACCCCTGGCCTTCAGTCCGGAGACGTTACGCCAGTTGCTCGCGGATGCCCCGACGAACCTTGAAGCGCTGGCCGACCTGCTGCAGGCTGCGCCCCGGCAACAGTTGGACCCGCGAATCGCCAATGCGCTGGCAACGGTGGATACCTTGCTGGAGGAGAAGGTCAGTGCGGTGGCCCTGGCGCAAAGGGCCTGCCTGTCACTTAGCCAGTTGGAAAGACTGTTCAGCGACCAGGTGGGGCTCTCGGTGCGGCGTCTCGTACTCTGGCGCCGCCTGCGTCTGGCGCTGCGTTTGGCCCTCGAAGGCGCGACGCTGACCCGCGCTGCCATGGACGCCGGTTTCGCCGACGCCGCGCACTTCTCTCGCACCATGCGTGCCACCTTCGGAATCCGCGCCGACCGCAACGTGGCGCGGCTGTCGTTGCGGCTGATCGACTAG
- a CDS encoding dihydrolipoamide acetyltransferase family protein: protein MKYFKLPDLGEGLQEAEIVQWHVKAGDSVKADQLLVSVETAKALVDIPAPHDGVVAKTFGKEGDILHVGEPLLGYEGEDADAGTVVGRLEGGGNAQADSFFVGAAPSTREHLAPRATPAVRQLARQMGVELAALAGSGPDGLVTRADVEQAAQSARDSFGGERLRGVRRSMAINMARSHAEVVPVTIFGDADLHRWPEARDPLIRLGKAIAAACEVEPILNSWFDGRALSIRQHDKLDLGIAVDTPDGLFVPVLRNVGGRSAEDLKEGMSRLRADVKARSIPPQEMMGATITLSNFGTLFGRYANPVVVPPQVAIIGAGGIRDEVVAWQGKVDIHPVLPLSLTFDHRAVTGGEAARFLKALVHALEQP from the coding sequence ATGAAATACTTCAAACTGCCCGACCTGGGCGAAGGTCTGCAGGAAGCGGAAATCGTCCAGTGGCACGTGAAGGCGGGGGACAGCGTCAAGGCTGACCAGTTGCTCGTCTCGGTGGAAACCGCCAAGGCCCTGGTGGACATCCCGGCGCCCCACGATGGCGTGGTAGCGAAGACGTTCGGCAAGGAGGGCGACATCCTCCATGTCGGCGAACCCTTGCTCGGTTATGAGGGGGAAGATGCCGACGCCGGAACCGTGGTCGGTCGCCTGGAAGGTGGCGGCAATGCTCAGGCCGACAGCTTCTTCGTCGGCGCCGCGCCCTCCACCCGTGAACACCTGGCGCCTCGCGCCACTCCCGCTGTTCGCCAGCTTGCCCGGCAAATGGGCGTGGAGCTTGCGGCCCTGGCCGGCAGTGGCCCGGATGGCCTGGTGACCCGCGCCGATGTGGAGCAGGCCGCGCAAAGCGCCCGCGACAGCTTCGGCGGTGAGCGGCTGCGAGGTGTGCGCCGCAGCATGGCGATCAACATGGCGCGTTCCCACGCCGAAGTGGTGCCGGTGACCATCTTCGGTGACGCCGACCTGCACCGTTGGCCGGAAGCCCGTGACCCGCTGATCCGCCTGGGCAAGGCCATTGCCGCGGCCTGTGAGGTGGAGCCGATCCTCAACAGCTGGTTCGACGGCCGCGCCCTTTCCATCCGCCAGCACGACAAGCTCGACCTCGGTATCGCAGTCGATACCCCCGACGGGCTCTTCGTACCGGTGTTGCGCAATGTGGGCGGGCGCAGCGCGGAAGACCTGAAGGAGGGCATGTCGCGCCTGCGGGCGGACGTGAAGGCACGCTCCATCCCGCCGCAGGAAATGATGGGCGCCACCATTACCCTGTCCAACTTCGGCACCCTGTTTGGCCGCTACGCCAATCCCGTGGTGGTTCCGCCCCAGGTGGCGATCATCGGTGCGGGCGGCATCCGCGACGAGGTAGTGGCCTGGCAGGGCAAGGTGGATATCCACCCGGTGCTGCCGCTGTCGCTGACTTTCGACCACCGGGCCGTCACCGGTGGCGAGGCGGCGAGGTTTCTGAAGGCGCTGGTGCACGCGCTGGAGCAGCCGTAG
- a CDS encoding SirB1 family protein — MDPRQHCLACLERDPPAMLEAALWIAAEHDPRLEPGQVLRDFGALLQLVAAGLPQLPPTELAQPLLRRLNELDFHEDDETPLRPRAALLPQVLATRRGQPLSLALIALELASRLGIPLVGVNFPGHFLLRVPSADHLLDPCSGRRLYTRDCRDLLIRVQGPQADLKAVHLQTASPGDMIQRLSRNLSQLHREAGEFLAALKDAERVLLLGPPNMHDHLARADIYHRLDCPQAERYDLERALLLCDNPTQHLQLAQRLRRLGHVQALH; from the coding sequence ATGGACCCGCGCCAACACTGTCTAGCCTGCCTCGAACGCGACCCTCCAGCGATGCTGGAGGCGGCGCTGTGGATTGCCGCCGAACACGATCCGAGACTGGAGCCCGGACAAGTGCTGCGTGACTTCGGCGCACTGCTGCAACTGGTCGCTGCCGGCTTGCCACAACTGCCGCCGACGGAGTTGGCGCAACCCCTGTTGCGGCGTCTGAACGAACTGGACTTTCACGAAGACGACGAAACGCCCCTTCGTCCGCGGGCTGCACTGCTGCCTCAGGTGCTGGCAACGCGACGTGGCCAGCCGCTGTCCTTGGCGCTGATCGCCCTGGAACTGGCCTCCCGGTTGGGCATTCCGCTGGTCGGGGTCAACTTCCCGGGCCACTTCCTGCTACGTGTGCCGAGCGCCGATCACCTGCTCGACCCGTGCAGCGGGCGCCGGCTCTATACCCGTGACTGCCGGGATCTGCTGATACGCGTTCAAGGCCCGCAGGCCGATCTCAAAGCCGTGCACCTGCAGACCGCCAGCCCCGGAGACATGATCCAGCGTCTGTCACGCAACCTCAGCCAGCTACACCGCGAGGCCGGCGAGTTCCTCGCTGCCCTGAAAGACGCCGAGCGCGTATTACTGCTTGGCCCGCCGAACATGCACGACCATCTGGCGCGCGCCGACATCTACCATCGTCTGGATTGCCCGCAGGCCGAGCGCTACGACCTTGAGCGCGCCCTGCTGCTCTGCGACAACCCGACCCAGCACCTGCAACTTGCTCAGCGCCTGCGCAGGCTGGGGCATGTTCAAGCCCTGCATTGA
- the pdhA gene encoding pyruvate dehydrogenase (acetyl-transferring) E1 component subunit alpha, with protein sequence MSNRIELPYTRFLDPEGHLVGELPVWADDFNLLTDLYRRMVLTRLFDQKAVALQRTGRIGTYAPTLGQEAIGVAIGSLMQSEDVLVPYYRDTAVQLMRGVRMEEILLYWGGDERGSDFQDPRSKEDFPICVPIATQSLHACGVATAIKIRGQHRAVVTTCGDGATSKGDFLEALNVAGAWQLPVVFVVNNNQWAISVPRRIQSGAPTLAQKAIGAGFHGEQVDGNDVLAVYDRMQWALDRARHGKGPVLLECISYRLGDHTTADDATRYRSAEEVKAAWQDEPIKRMQAFLASHKVWDEGREQALIADCQRQVQVAVDNFEGAGVQPVESVLDHVYARWPAALGEQREMLLERVARREEQDHE encoded by the coding sequence ATGTCCAATCGAATCGAATTGCCCTATACGCGCTTCCTCGACCCTGAGGGACACCTGGTCGGCGAGCTGCCGGTCTGGGCCGACGACTTCAACCTGCTCACCGACCTTTACCGCCGCATGGTGCTGACCCGCCTGTTCGACCAGAAGGCGGTGGCCCTGCAACGCACCGGCCGCATCGGTACCTACGCGCCGACACTCGGCCAGGAAGCCATTGGCGTTGCCATCGGCAGCCTGATGCAGAGTGAGGACGTGCTGGTGCCTTACTACCGTGACACCGCCGTGCAACTGATGCGTGGCGTGCGCATGGAGGAAATCCTTCTCTACTGGGGTGGCGACGAACGTGGCAGTGATTTCCAGGACCCGCGCTCGAAAGAGGACTTCCCCATCTGCGTGCCCATCGCCACCCAGTCCCTGCATGCCTGCGGCGTGGCGACGGCAATCAAGATCCGCGGCCAGCATCGCGCCGTGGTAACCACCTGTGGCGATGGCGCCACCAGCAAGGGCGATTTCCTCGAAGCCCTTAATGTGGCCGGTGCCTGGCAGCTGCCGGTGGTCTTCGTGGTGAACAACAACCAGTGGGCGATTTCCGTGCCCCGGCGTATCCAGAGCGGCGCGCCCACCCTGGCGCAAAAGGCCATCGGTGCCGGCTTCCATGGCGAACAGGTGGATGGCAACGACGTGCTTGCCGTCTACGACCGCATGCAATGGGCGCTGGATCGTGCGCGACACGGCAAGGGGCCGGTGCTGCTGGAGTGCATCAGCTACCGTCTCGGTGACCACACCACCGCCGACGACGCCACCCGCTACCGCAGTGCCGAGGAGGTCAAGGCGGCCTGGCAGGACGAGCCCATCAAGCGCATGCAGGCCTTCCTCGCCAGTCACAAGGTCTGGGACGAAGGGCGCGAACAGGCGCTGATCGCCGACTGCCAGCGCCAGGTGCAGGTCGCTGTGGATAACTTCGAAGGCGCCGGCGTCCAGCCAGTCGAGTCGGTGCTCGACCACGTCTATGCGCGCTGGCCGGCCGCCCTTGGCGAGCAGCGCGAAATGCTCCTTGAACGGGTCGCCCGCAGGGAGGAACAGGATCATGAGTAA
- a CDS encoding sterol desaturase family protein, with translation MRSLFAWLYAPLFLFGFLALGLWTTAHHPTYWLAALLVPAIALSFLAEAGLPYEPQWNRPRGDRLRDGLHALFNESQSLLGVSVIPLAATWLQGLDTWPNHWPLIFQLLLAVLVADLGVTLMHYLSHRLEPLWRLHAVHHSVQRLYGFNGLMKHPLHQAVEALAGTAPLLLLGMPQGIAALLAFAIALQLLLQHSNVDMRIGPLRHLFAWAPVHRFHHMKYGRAGDVNFALFFSFWDRLLGTAFHSDYPLGVHDLGIGSRPDYPRNYLAQLIEPFRPQPHGASPEAPEGLRQV, from the coding sequence ATGCGCTCACTCTTTGCCTGGCTCTACGCCCCACTGTTCCTTTTCGGCTTCCTCGCCCTTGGGCTCTGGACCACTGCCCATCATCCGACCTACTGGCTCGCGGCCCTGCTGGTGCCGGCCATTGCCCTGTCCTTCCTCGCCGAAGCCGGGCTGCCCTATGAGCCACAGTGGAACCGACCACGGGGCGACCGCTTACGGGACGGCCTGCACGCGCTGTTCAACGAAAGCCAGAGCCTGCTCGGCGTGTCGGTCATCCCGCTGGCCGCTACCTGGCTGCAGGGACTCGATACCTGGCCCAATCACTGGCCACTGATTTTCCAGTTGCTGCTGGCCGTCCTGGTCGCCGACCTCGGCGTTACCCTGATGCATTACCTCAGCCACCGACTCGAGCCGCTCTGGCGCCTGCATGCCGTGCACCACAGCGTCCAGCGGCTGTATGGCTTCAATGGCCTGATGAAGCATCCGCTGCACCAGGCCGTCGAGGCACTGGCAGGTACCGCACCGCTACTCTTACTAGGCATGCCGCAGGGCATCGCCGCGCTGCTGGCCTTCGCCATCGCCCTGCAGCTCCTGCTGCAGCACAGCAACGTCGACATGCGCATCGGCCCACTACGCCATCTGTTCGCCTGGGCGCCGGTACACCGCTTCCACCACATGAAGTACGGCCGCGCCGGAGACGTGAACTTCGCGCTGTTCTTCAGCTTCTGGGACCGCCTGCTTGGCACCGCTTTCCACAGCGACTACCCCTTGGGCGTGCATGATCTTGGCATCGGCAGCCGTCCGGACTATCCGCGCAACTACCTGGCCCAGTTGATCGAACCCTTCCGCCCTCAGCCGCATGGAGCCAGCCCCGAGGCACCGGAAGGGCTGCGCCAGGTCTAG
- a CDS encoding alpha-ketoacid dehydrogenase subunit beta → MSNLNATIEKRALLEAVNMALHRAMQEDENVVILGEDVGVNGGVFRATLGLRDRFGFKRVIDTPLAEAMIGGLAVGMAAQGLKPVMEIQFLGFIYAAMEHLVSHASRLRCRTRGRLTCPLVLRSPMGAGIRAPEHHSESTEALFAHIPGLRVVIPSSPARAYGLLLAAIDDPDPVIFLEPTRLYRMNPQPIIDDGKRLPLDSCFTLREGSDITLVSWGASVHETLQAAARLEGQGVSAEVIDVASIKPLDLDTLEASVRKTGRCVIVHEAPRSCGVGAEIAASLYERVLLDLQAPIQRVTAPDIPPPLYRLEQLYIPSPEDILAACDLVLNYA, encoded by the coding sequence ATGAGTAACCTCAACGCCACCATCGAAAAACGTGCCCTGCTGGAAGCCGTGAACATGGCCCTGCACCGTGCCATGCAGGAAGACGAGAACGTCGTGATCCTGGGGGAAGACGTGGGCGTCAACGGCGGCGTGTTCCGCGCCACCCTCGGCCTGCGCGACCGCTTCGGATTCAAGCGGGTAATCGACACGCCGCTGGCCGAAGCCATGATCGGCGGACTGGCTGTGGGCATGGCCGCCCAGGGCCTGAAGCCGGTGATGGAGATCCAGTTTCTCGGCTTTATCTACGCCGCCATGGAGCATCTGGTATCCCACGCCAGTCGCCTCCGCTGCCGCACCCGTGGCCGGCTTACCTGCCCGCTGGTGCTGCGTAGCCCCATGGGCGCCGGCATCCGTGCGCCGGAACATCACAGCGAAAGCACAGAGGCCTTGTTCGCGCATATCCCCGGCCTGCGAGTCGTGATCCCGTCGTCACCGGCACGGGCCTACGGACTCCTGTTGGCGGCCATCGACGATCCGGACCCGGTGATCTTCCTCGAACCTACCCGGCTCTACCGGATGAACCCGCAACCCATCATCGACGACGGCAAGCGCCTGCCGCTGGATAGCTGCTTCACCCTGCGCGAAGGTTCGGACATCACCCTTGTCAGCTGGGGCGCCAGCGTCCATGAAACGCTGCAGGCCGCCGCCAGGCTGGAAGGGCAGGGCGTGTCTGCCGAGGTCATAGATGTCGCCAGCATCAAGCCGCTGGATCTCGACACCCTGGAAGCCTCGGTGCGCAAGACCGGCCGTTGCGTGATCGTCCACGAAGCACCGCGCAGTTGCGGTGTGGGCGCAGAGATCGCCGCCAGTCTTTACGAGCGCGTGCTGCTCGACCTGCAGGCGCCGATCCAGCGAGTCACCGCACCGGACATTCCGCCACCGTTGTATCGCCTGGAACAGCTCTATATCCCCAGCCCGGAAGACATTCTCGCGGCCTGCGACCTGGTGCTGAACTACGCCTGA
- a CDS encoding YebG family protein: MAVEVVYRSSRDPERLFMDKAEADRYDKMLELAESLAEVLHKAVPSLSEQQVEDIGIFMAKHRDTFARAFKNQPDALGELELAGE, translated from the coding sequence ATGGCCGTCGAAGTGGTGTACCGCAGCAGCCGCGATCCGGAGCGCCTGTTCATGGATAAGGCCGAAGCCGACCGTTACGACAAGATGCTCGAACTGGCCGAATCCCTGGCCGAAGTCCTGCACAAGGCGGTTCCGTCACTGAGCGAGCAGCAGGTGGAAGACATCGGCATCTTCATGGCCAAGCATCGCGACACCTTCGCCCGCGCCTTCAAGAACCAGCCCGACGCCCTGGGCGAACTGGAGCTGGCTGGCGAGTAA